In the Opitutia bacterium genome, one interval contains:
- a CDS encoding MFS transporter, with protein sequence MTEPLRDPYSALRHAGYRRFLVGNFLANVGRQAVSVAATWQIYQWTHSATALGLVGLVNVVPLLVFVLPAGVWADRVDRRRIISRCLLGSAVLSLALAVVTQLHDAIPPSAALDSANHALRAVALLFERHADPATLNFTNPALPIVYTLLFLHAIVRVVAGPARGAIVPQLVPAAALSNAVTWSSSLFELSTVIGPALGGAIVAFSSYTFVYAFDVLCALALVFALMGVQLPPRTTDAQRPAAPGMFAGARFIWRHPPILGALALDLFAVVLGGAIALLPIYADEILHVGPAVLGWLRAAPSLGAITMAFVVAHRRPFARPGIVMLWSVAGFGAAVTLFSLSTSLWLSLVALFLSGAFDNVSVVIRHSVVQLLTPDALRGRVTSVNQLFIGCSNEISALRAGLMAALFGPVLAGSAGGAGTIAVTIAAALIWPALRVLPPLAQLAPSSAETPSAKKNN encoded by the coding sequence CCGAGCCGCTCCGCGATCCCTACTCCGCCCTCCGCCACGCCGGTTACCGGAGGTTTCTGGTCGGCAATTTCCTCGCCAACGTCGGACGCCAGGCCGTCAGCGTCGCCGCCACGTGGCAAATCTACCAATGGACGCACTCCGCAACGGCGCTGGGGCTCGTCGGTCTCGTGAACGTCGTGCCGCTGCTCGTGTTCGTGCTGCCGGCCGGCGTGTGGGCCGACCGCGTCGATCGGCGGCGGATCATTTCGCGCTGTCTGCTTGGTTCAGCGGTCCTCTCGCTCGCGCTCGCCGTCGTGACCCAGCTCCACGACGCGATCCCGCCCAGCGCCGCACTCGACTCCGCCAACCACGCTCTCCGCGCGGTGGCGCTCCTGTTCGAACGCCACGCCGATCCTGCGACGCTGAACTTCACCAATCCCGCGCTGCCGATCGTCTACACGCTCCTCTTCCTGCACGCCATCGTGCGCGTCGTCGCCGGACCGGCGCGCGGAGCGATCGTGCCGCAGCTCGTGCCCGCCGCCGCGCTGAGCAACGCCGTGACGTGGAGTTCGAGCCTCTTCGAACTTTCCACCGTGATCGGTCCCGCGCTCGGCGGTGCCATCGTGGCGTTCTCGAGCTACACGTTCGTCTACGCCTTCGACGTCCTCTGCGCGCTCGCCCTCGTGTTCGCGCTCATGGGCGTGCAATTGCCGCCGCGCACCACCGACGCGCAACGCCCGGCGGCGCCCGGCATGTTCGCCGGCGCGCGATTCATCTGGCGCCACCCGCCGATTCTCGGCGCCCTCGCGCTCGACCTGTTCGCTGTGGTCCTCGGCGGAGCCATCGCGCTGCTGCCGATCTACGCGGATGAGATTCTTCACGTCGGCCCCGCCGTGCTCGGCTGGCTGCGAGCCGCGCCGTCACTCGGAGCCATCACGATGGCCTTCGTCGTCGCGCATCGCCGGCCGTTTGCGCGGCCCGGGATCGTCATGCTCTGGTCCGTCGCGGGTTTCGGCGCCGCGGTCACGCTCTTCTCGCTTTCGACTTCGCTCTGGCTCTCGCTCGTCGCGTTGTTCCTGAGCGGCGCGTTCGACAACGTCAGCGTCGTGATCCGCCACTCCGTCGTGCAACTCCTGACGCCGGACGCGCTGCGCGGCCGCGTGACGTCCGTGAACCAATTGTTCATCGGCTGCTCGAACGAGATTTCCGCTCTCCGCGCCGGACTGATGGCCGCCCTGTTCGGACCGGTTCTCGCCGGGTCGGCCGGTGGCGCGGGCACCATCGCGGTCACGATTGCCGCCGCGCTGATCTGGCCCGCGTTGCGCGTGCTGCCTCCGCTCGCGCAACTCGCGCCCTCCTCCGCCGAAACTCCAAGCGCCAAGAAAAACAATTAG